Proteins co-encoded in one Salvelinus sp. IW2-2015 linkage group LG17, ASM291031v2, whole genome shotgun sequence genomic window:
- the LOC111976772 gene encoding coiled-coil domain-containing protein 42 homolog, translating to MLAPSSRLLQKRREAMEVNNAMTLQREDFESTLRALRIRKDELIEKEGQMKEYLQKFDNFLKENEVKRCRAVRKAGRERELTNQKQVDLLTLQEETKALVKERNRLEKRVQKNAIYPHYLDKVVQASEQFQEARQVMSRYDTLMLTREDLVRTTQQNQDSTENARAQLARFTEQSNDTLLHYNNTLAQLQSQLDKARAEGMIWESRWAHIQNTAAKKTLLLGTIKMATLNLYQCVCKRAKDTGESPISPEDTVKQLEKVL from the exons ATGCTGGCCCCTTCCTCCCGTCTCCTGCAGAAGAGACGGGAGGCCATGGAGGTCAACAATGCTATGACGCTGCAAAGAGAG GATTTTGAGTCAACTCTCAGAGCCCTGAGAATCCGCAAGGATGAGCTCATAGAGAAGGAGGGCCAGATGAAGGAATATCTGCAGAAATTTGACAACTTTCTGAAG GAGAACGAGGTGAAACGATGTCGAGCTGTTAGGAAGGCCGGCCGAGAGAGGGAACTGACCAATCAGAAGCAGGTGGACCTGCTCACTCTCCAGGAGGAGACGAAAGCTCTCGTCAAAGAGAGGAACCGTCTGGAGAAACGAGTGCAGAAGAATGCCATATACCCCCATTACCTTGATAAAGTGGTACAGGCCAGTGAACAG TTTCAGGAGGCCAGACAGGTGATGTCTCGCTACGACACGTTGATGCTGACCCGGGAGGACCTGGTGCGGACCACCCAGCAGAACCAGGACAGCACGGAGAACGCCCGAGCCCAGCTGGCCCGCTTCACAGAGCAGAGCAATGACACCCTGCTGCACTACAACAACACTCTGGCCCAGCTACAGAGCCAGCTGGACAAGGCCCGCGCTGAGGGCATGATCTGG GAATCGAGATGGGCCCACATTCAGAACACAGCTGCAAAGAAGACACTGCTGTTGGGCACAATCAAGATGGCCACTCTTAATCTGTACCAGTGTGTGTGCAAGAGGGCGAAAGACACTGGAGAATCACCTATTTCCCCAGAGGACACTGTTAAGCAGCTGGAAAAGGTACTTTAG
- the LOC111976771 gene encoding 45 kDa calcium-binding protein: MANYWRTAWCRHLLAVSMALFCLLXNTMDVHARPANMSSLKDKNNPTSKEENEILPPDHLNGMKLEMDGHINKDFHQEVFLGKEMEEFEEDSEPRRNRNKLIDIFSKVDFNKDKSVSAKEMQRWIVEKTEEHFQEAVRENKMSFHAVDPDGDGHVTWDEYRVKFLASKGFNKKEMADKIKNSEELKVDEETQEVLESLKDRWFQADNPPADQLLNEEEFLSFLHPEHSKGMLKYMVKEIVRDLDQDSDKKLTLSEFISLPMGTVENQQAQDIDDDWVRERKKEFEEVIDGNHDGIVTMEELQEYMDPMNEYNALNEAKQMIAVADENQNHNLELEEILKYSEYFTGSKLMDYARNVHEEF; encoded by the exons ATGGCTAACTACTGGAGAACGGCTTGGTGCAGACACCTTCTGGCTGTGTCCATGGCCCTGTTCTGCCTGCTCCASAACACCATGGACGTCCATGCCCGACCAGCTAACATGTCATCCCTGAAGGACAAGAACAACCCCACCAGTAAAGAGGAGAATGAGATCCTTCCCCCAGACCATCTGAACGGGATGAAGCTGGAGATGGATGGTCACATCAACAAGGACTTCCATCAGGAGGTGTTCCTGGGTAAGGAGATGGAGGAGTTTGAAGAGGACTCTGAGCCCAGGCGGAACAGGAACAAGCTCATTGACATCTTCAGCAA GGTGGACTTTAATAAAGATAAGAGCGTCAGTGCCAAGGAGATGCAGCGCTGGATCGTGGAGAAGACAGAGGAACACTTCcaggaggctgtgagagagaacAAGATGAGCTTCCATGCTGTGGACCCAGATGGAGATG GCCATGTGACATGGGATGAATACCGGGTAAAGTTTCTGGCCAGCAAAGGATTCAACAAGAAGGAAATGGCTGACAAGATAAAGAACAGTGAAGAACTGAAGGTAGACGAGGAGA CCCAGGAGGTGCTGGAGAGTCTGAAGGACCGCTGGTTCCAGGCTGATAACCCCCCAGCTGACCAGCTGCTGAACGAGGAAGAGTTCCTCTCCTTCCTGCACCCGGAGCACAGCAAAGGAATGCTCAAATACATGGTCAAGGAGATTGTTCGCGACCTAG ACCAAGACAGTGACAAGAAGCTGACTCTTTCAGAGTTCATCTCCCTTCCAATGGGCACTGTGGAGAACCAGCAGGCTCAGGACATCGATGATGACTGGGtacgagagaggaagaaggagttTGAGGAGGTCATCGATGGCAACCATGACGGCATCGTAACCATGGAGGAACTACAG gaGTACATGGACCCGATGAATGAGTACAACGCGCTGAACGAGGCTAAGCAGATGATTGCTGTGGCCGACGAGAACCAGAACCACAACTTGGAACTGGAGGAGATTCTCAAGTACAGTGAATACTTCACTGGCAGCAAGCTCATGGACTATGCCCGGAATGTTCACGAGGAGTTCTAA